From the Leptospira barantonii genome, the window AAAAAAACTGTTTTGTTCCTCGACGCCGGGAGCGGGTTTGGCGATTCCGGCTCCGATCGCGTCCATTCCGAGCCCTTCTTCCCGATTCGGGGATTCCAATCGAAAGTCCATGGATTTATAAAGAAGAATTAGGTTTCCGCCCTTCATCAAAAACTGATCGAGCCGATACGATGTGCTTTCGGAAAGAAACCCGCTTCCGATCCAGATCAGAGTTCGAATCGAATCGGGAATTTCCTCCTCTTCGAGTTTTATCTCGGGAAGAATTCCATATTCTTCTTTTAGAATCTGATTCGTAAAAATTCCGATCGTATCCTTTCCGATTGCCGGTCCCGAAGAAACGGGCGATAAACTTCCGGGAACGGAAAGAATGGCGACTTCCGCGTCGCCCGGTTTTCGAATCATCTTTCGAAGTGTTGTTAGGATTTGATATTCGATTTCTTCCGCGTAAAAAGCGACCGGGAGTGTTTCTTTTTGAGTTCCCAGGGTCAAAGTGAGTCCGAGAAAAACCTGTTTGATCTGAGAAGAACCTCGTTCCGTCTTTTCCAAAATCTGAGGTTGAATTCCCGCCTCGCTCGCCTTTTTTTGTTCTTGAGCCGAGGAATCCGGATCATGAAAACGTAATACGATGTTCGAACCTCCGACGGAAGCCATTTCGCTTAACAATTCTTTCGTAAGATCCAAACGGATTTTGTATTCGCTCGGGATTTGAGAGGAATAATAGGCGTCAATATAAAGGGGAGAATGGAGGTTTTGGAAAACGTTCTTTGTACTTTGGGATATTTCAAATCGACCCGATTCGGAGATATCTTTTTTGCAGTCGAACCTCGATACGATTCCGTTCAAAAGCAAAAACAGGGGAAAAGCCTGGGAAAACAAAAACCAAGGATTTTTATTAAATCGAATTAAAAACGTTCTCGCTTGAAAAATCATCGTTTTGACCTCAACATGAGGACATTGGAATATACCATAAATAGAATGAAGCTCAGGTAAAAGAAAACTTCTCTTCCGTCCAGAATTCCCAATCGAAACGGCTCGAAGTGGTTGGAAAGAGAAAGAAAGGCGAGGGCATTCCCTAAACCCGTTCCTAAAAACTGAAGGACCGGTCTATAACCGATCAGAAAAAACAAGAGACAGAAAATCAAACCGAGCAGATACGAAACGATTTGATCTCTCGTGAAAGAGGAAACAAAACTTCCGACCGCGAGATTGGCTCCACCCAAAAGAAAAATTCCAAGATAACCTACGACGACGGTTCCAAAATCCAAATCGCCCAGATAAAAAATCGTGCACGGAATCAAAAACGTAAAGGAAAGAACGAATCCTAGAAAACTCCAAGCCGCAAAAAATTTTCCGAGAACCAATTCCGAATCGCGCAACGGAAGAGAGAAAAGAATTTCCAAGGTTCCGGAACGTTCTTCCTCGGACCAAAGCCGCATGGAAAGAGCCGGAATAAAGATCACATACAAAACCGGAACGTAGAGAAAGTATTCCTCCATACTCGCGGATTTAAAATCCCAAAAAGAACCTTCTCCCAAACCGAAAAAAAACAAAAACGAGGTTAAGAATAAGAAGAACGAAGCGAAGATCGTTCCCACGGGAGAATTGAAATAAACGGAAATTTCTTTCGAATACACCGTTCGGACGTTGAAAAGAAAGTTTCGGATCGATTCGGAAAGTTTCATCTTATCGTTGTAAGGTTAAGGATTCGAAAACGGATTCCAAGGAATTCTTTTCCGGAGTTAAGGATCTGATTTGAAACGGAGCCGTTCTTAGAATCTGAAAGATTTCCTCGGGGCGCGTATTGGATGTATGAATTCTAAATTCGAGAAAGGAATCTTCGGACTTTCCGCTTTGTGTGATTTCCAGAATTTCAAGATTACGATTCGCAAAGAACGTTTGCAAAGAATTCAAATCGGTTTCCGCGAGAATCAAACAACCCCGTCCTTTCGATAAGGATTCTATGGACGAATCCGCGATCAATTTTCCCTCGGATAACACGAGAATGTGATCGCAGATGTCCTCTACTTCCTTTAAAACGTGGGAAGAAAGCAGAATCGTTTTCCGTTTTCCTAATGTACGAATTAAATCCTTGAGTTCGGCGGTTTGGAGCGGATCCAGACCGGAGCTGGGTTCGTCCAAGATGATATATTCAGGATCTTGAATGAGAGTTCCCGCCAAGGAAACCCTTTGTTTAAAACCTTTCGAAAGAAAATGAATGGGGCTAAAGACGACGGACTCCAACTTTAACGATGTTAATACGAAATCGATTCTTTCCTTAAGATCCTTCGACGCGCCCTTTGCTTTTCCTAAAAAAGAAAGATATTCGTAAACGGTAAGATCGAAATAGATCGGTGAGGATTCCGGAAGATAACCGATTTTTTTTTGAATCTCGATTTTGTTTTCGAAAAAATCAAGACCGTCGTAGAGAATTCTTCCTTCGTTCGGATGTAAGGAGCCGGTGAGAAGTTTGAGGGTTGTCGTTTTACCGGCGCCGTTCGGGCCGAGTAGGCCCGTGATTCTCCCTTGAGGAATTTCAAAACTAAGACCGGAAATCGCGATCTTTCCCGGATAAAACTTGGAGAGTTGACTGACGGAAATCGTTCCCATTGGGATTAATCACAGAGTTCCCGATTCTCGTCGAGAGCGGCAATCGTTTTTCGAAACGGAAAGATTAAAGACCGAGTTTACCGTCCACTTTGAATTTTTTTAAGACTTCTAAAAGATCGGCGCTTAGATTTTTAATTCTCATCTTCACTCCGTAGTTATCCATCATGTTCTTAACGGTTAAGAGTTTTGCGATTCCGCTCGAAGTGATTTTCTTCACCGATTCGACCGTAAATTCCACTTCGGACATAGAACCTGAGGAAGCGGTCCTTGTCACCTCGTCGAAAATTTTATCGTAACCGTCGATTACCGGAGTATCGATCGAAACCTTACCGAACTTACCTTCTATTTTGAATTTTGACATATGATTTTTTCCTTAATTACGCGTTCTTACGCTGTAGACGAAATATATTACGATCTGAAGAAGGTGATAAATATCATCGATTTCGTAAATTAATTTCCGTACTTCTACAAAGATAATTTATAAGAGACGCATCTTCTCTTAAATTCCATTCTTCATAATCGGAACCTTCTTCCAAAAGAATCAAACCGCATTCTTCTAAAAGAATTCGAATCGTATTCCTTGGGAAGTATCTGTGTCTGTGGACCTCCGAAAATTCTTCCTCGGATCTTCGATGAGAGAAGGTGAGCGTCGACTCGAGTGTGTTCGATTCTTCCAGGAAACGATTGATCCATCGGATTTTATAGTCTCCGACTCTTTCGATGAAGGTATGACCGTCGAAATGATTCTTAAAATTGTAAAGACTGCTTAGGTCGAAAAAGAAGAGTCCGTCCGGGCCTAAGTGTGTTCGAATTTTGGAAAAAACTTTTTTCAGTTCTTTCTCATCGTTTAGGTAATTCAAAGAATCGTGTGTGGAAAGAATGAGATCGAATTTACGATTTTCTAAATCGAAATCCAGAAAATCGGCATAAATCAATTCTCCTGAAATCGGCTTTTTTCTCGCGATTTCAAGCATTTCCGAACTTGAATCGATTCCGGTAAGTTGAACGTTTTTGGGAAATTCTTCCCAGAGTTTGCAAGTGCCGCAACCCAAATCCAAAACGGTTTCCGGGAGAATATTTCCGCCTTGACCGGCGTAGGAAGAGAGAATAAATTCCGACCAGCGTTCGTACTGGACGTCCTTCATAACTGCATCATAAACCGACGAAAAGCCGGAATAGGGCTTTTTTTTAAACATAATTTAATTTTTTCTTGCTCTTTTTACGATCTTTCCAATAGTCAATCGTAATTTGATGAGACATAATGTTTCCGGAAAAATTGTGTCTATGGTAAACAAAATTCAATGGGAATAGAATTACTCCTGCCGTTTATAGCCAGCGTAGGAATTACAATCCTTCTTCGAAGGCTGGACAAATCCAACTATAAACTCAGTCAAATCAAACGTTTTACGGGAAAAGTTCAAGACGAGTTAAACGACATCGCTCTTGAAAAAATTCAATTCGTAAAAGACGCAGGAATCGATTTAGAGATCAGCCTCAAGCAGACCCGCAAACTTGCAAACGACGTTCACGCTCTCAACGAAGAATCCAGACAACTTCTGGATTCCATCAAAACCAACCGCGATTTTTTAGATTCGGTTGCGCGTGATCTAAAGGAAGTCGTTCAACTTTCCTCCGATATTCGGGAAGAATCCAACGCGATTCAACAGGGACTTCTGCGTATGGAGTCCGGTAAAAAGGAAATTCAACTTCTGGATCAGAAGATTCTCGACTTGAGATCCGAAGCGGAAGCGATCCTCGAAGTTTTTACCGATAAGGTCAATCTTCGTTCGGACGAACTTTTACAATCTCTCGCTTCCAAAATCGTGGAGCTGGAAGAACTTTTAGAAATCAAAAACGATAAGATCGATCAAGGTCTGAATTCGATCGCCGCAAACTACAGAGACAGTTTGGACGCACATTCCAATTCTCTAATGCGTGATTCCGTGGGAAGAATCGAACAACTTCGTTCCGAAATTTCTTCCTTATTCGAAACCATCCGTAACAAAGAAGAAGATTTGGATCTAAGATCCGAAAAGTTGCAGACAGTATTCTTAACCATAAGCGATAAACTCGAACGTTTGGATTCCCGTGTGGAAGAAAAAGCGGAAGCCGCAGATCGCAAACTCGAAGAGATGGCGAGACTCGCGGAAAAATCCGCTCAGGAAAAACTGGATCGGATTCTCGAACAGGTCACTCATTCCAAAGAAGCTTTTATCAACGGAGTCAAACTCGAAGTCGATTCGATTCGCAGAGAAATCGAAGGTATGAGTTTGGAAACCATGACCCGTCGCGACGAAATTTTGAACGAAACAAGACGTCAGGCGGAATCGATCAACGAATCGATTCAGTTCTTCCAGGAAAAATATCTGGAAGCGGAAAACAAACTTCTCCGCCAAGCAGACGCGCGTAAGTCCGAACTTCTGCGTCAGATCGACACTTTTGAAGAAGAATTCAACCGAATCAGTAGCAATCTTCGCACGGACGCGGATGGTCTGAAAAAAGATATTTCCATGGGTCTCAGGGAATTCCATTCAGCTTTGGATTCCGCGAGAGAAGACGCAAAAGAAAAAACGATCCATGGTATTTCCAATCTCAAAGAAGAATTCGATTTAGAACTTTCTAAACTTCATTCGGAAAGATCGACTCTCATTCAACAGGATCTGGAAGCGGTTCGTCAATCCATCGTCACTCTGGATAAACAGATTTCAAGCCGCATCAAGGACGTGGATTCTTATCTCGGAGATCTTCAATCCGCGATGGAATCCAGCGCGGGCGATCTGATGTCTCAGGTCGAAGAGAAGATCGATCTTCTTTCCGGAACCGTGGACGAAGAAGTTCGTAAGATCGATCAGAGATTCGAAAATCTTTCCCGTTATTGGGAAGAAGAACTTGGCAATATCCGTTTGAACGCTCAGGATCAGATGGGCCGTCTTCAGGAAAAACTCGGAGACGTTCATGTGGAAGGCAAGGGTCTTCTCGAAGAATTCAAAAACGAATACGCGGTTCAAAAAGACAAGATCGAAGAATTCGTTTCCCGCTATAAAACCAATTTTCAAAAAGAAGGGGATTCCGTTTCCGAAAGACTCGGCGATTCTCTTCGTAATATCAAAGAGGATGGAAACGAAATTCTCCAGACTCTTCGGGAAGAATTTTCCGGAACCATCGACAAGATGGAACAGATCGTTAAAAAGAACGAAAAGGTTCTCGAAATCCACGCGGAAAAAATCCGTAACAGCGTGGAATCCAATCTGGAAAACGCGGGCAAAGACGCCGAACGCGTGTTAGACCGTCTACGCGATTCCGCGGAAGATTTCTTTGAAAAACAAGAAGAGAAGATCAGCCGCTTAAACGGAACGATCGACGCGAAGATTTCCAAACAACTTACTTCTCTTATGGACAAGGGACAGTTGCAGTTGGGTCAGCTCGAGGAAAGAATCAGCAAATACATTCTCGACGTGAAAAAGAATCTCGAAGATTCTCTCAAAGCTTCCCGCAAGGACAGCGACGATCAGATGAAGGGTTTTCAAAAACAACTTCAGAATCAATTGCGCGAGATGGAAGCCGCTTCCGAAGAATTCCTGCGTTCCGGTAAGGAAGAATTCAAAGGTTCGATGGAAGAATACAGAGAACTTCAACTCGATCTCAAACGAGACTTGGAAGAGATCGCGAACGCTAAGAAAAATCTCATCGCTGAAATCCAAGAGGAATCGGAGAACTTGCGTTCTTCCGTGGAAGAAATCACGGATAAGATGGAAGAACTCGGTGAGAAGGCTGAACTCTTCCACAAAGCGAGCGAGGTCGTCGATAAAACCGATTCTTATATCCAAACGATGGAAGAACTTTTGTCCAGAGCCGACGAAAGAACTCCTTTGTTAAACGAACTCGAACAAAAACTGGACGAGCTACAAAACTTAAAACATTCTCTCGTGAACGAAACGGAAGACTTAAAACTCAGATTGGATTCCCTTGCTTCCATTAAGGATTCCTCGGATTCTCTTCGCAACGAATTCGAAGAACTGCAAAGAAGATCTTCCGATTGGGAAGATACGTTCACTAGACTTCTCGAAGCGGGTGAAAAAGCCCTGGAGATGGAAGAAACTTTCGGAGATCTTACCGAAAGACTCGAAAGTCTGGAATCGGTTCGCGGAGAAGTCAAAGGTCTTTTCGAAGAAACGGACGCTCATAAGGAAGCGGCCAAAGGACTTACGAATAAATTATATTCTCTTCAAAACGACGTTGAAATTTTGGAAGCGAGAGAAAAGGAAATCGCCGAGACCGTTCGCAAAACCGACGATCGAATCGAATCCTTATTCCGTAAAAAAGAAGAGATCCGTTCCGTGGAAGCGAAGTTTGAAAAGATCGAAGACCTTATGGTCGATCTTTCCGAAAGACACAAACAAATTTCCACATTACAACATCGTATGGAAGATTTAAAAGCCGGTGCGATCGTCGTGAAGGAAGACCTCGAAGGTCTTTTAGGCGAAGCGGACGATAAGTTCGAAAAACTTTCCGGTTTCTTAGACGCGGTCGGTGCGGTTACGGAAGGAAGTCCCTCTTCGAGTAAGTCGAAGGATTCTTCCAAGGATCATCTGATTCAAAGAAAGAAAGCTACGGTATTGAATCTGTATCATAACTTTCAATGGCCGGCCGAAACCATCGCCGAAAAATTAAACTTAGAAACGGGACTTGTGAATACGATTCTACAAAGCGAATCCGTTAAGAAGAAATGAAATATTTCTTGACGACGCTTAACTTGAGCTCTATGTCTCATTTTCTAAGTTATGGTATCATTTTTTTTAAAACAAAGGTAAGGTCGCAAAGGGGAAAGTTCTAAAAGGTTGTTCTTTTTCCGGGTTTCTGAAAAAAATGCAAACTGAAACCGAAACGGAACAAAAACAAACTGGACGGCCGTGAACCGGAGCAATATTGAAGATGGCACAAAAGAAGAAAACTAAGACAGAGAGGAAGAACTCAATGGCTGGAAAGAATGTCGAAAAGGAAACCCTGATCGTAACGAGCAAAGTAAAGGCTTACATTAAGTCTAAAGGATTTATGACTTCCGGAGATGCGATTGACGGATTGAACGAGAAGATTCACCAACTGATCGATGACGCTGTGAAACGTACTGAATCCAACAAAAGAAGTACGGTTCGCCCGACTGATTTCTAATTCGATTTGATCTTCATCAAAAACAAGAGCGAAATCGAAAAAATGAGAGCGGCTGGGAAACTGGCCGCTAAACTTTTGGATTATATTTCCGCTTACGTTCTACCCGGTGCTTCCACATTGCAGTTGAACGATCTTTGCGAGGAATTTACCAAGAAGCACGGAGCAAAATCCGCTCCGCTCGGTTATAAAGGATTTCCTAAATCGATCTGTACTTCCGTGAATCAAGTTGTATGTCACGGAATTCCAAAAGCGACGGATGTTCTAAAGGAAGGGGATATCATCAACATCGATGTGACTCCTCTTTTGGACGGCTATCACGGAGATTCTTCCCGTACGTTCATCGTAGGCGGTAAGACGATTCCGGAAGTGGAAACCCTCGTCGCGGATACGGAAAGAGCGATGTATATCGGCATCGAACAAGTCAAACCCGGCAACCGAGTGCACGATATCGCGAATGCGATCGACGATTTTCTGACTCCGAAAGGATACGGAATCGTTCGCGATCTGATGGGACACGGAATCGGCAGAGGCTTTCACGAAGATCCTCAGATCCCCCACTTTCGTCAGAATCGAAAACTTGCAAAGCTCGAACCCGGTATGATCTTTACGATCGAACCGATGGTCAACCTCGGAACCTGGCAAGTCAACTTCTCCAAAGAAGATCATTGGACCGTAACTACAAAAGACGGCAAGTGGTCCGCTCAATTCGAACACACGATTCTCGTCACCGAAAAAGGCTATGAAATTTTAACCGTATCGGGTTAATCTGGTGTCATGGAAACGGTACTTGGTTATCTGAGCGCTTTAGGTAGAGACGCAGTATTTTTTTTAATCAGTTTTGTTCTCTTTTACATCGGTAAAAAAATCAAGGATTGGATCGAACCCGGCGATCTCGATCACGAAATCGTAGTCAATAACAACACCGCGGTCTCTTCGGGGTTAGCAGGTTATTATCTCGGGCTTACGTTGATTCTGCTCGTAATCCTTTCCTCACCCGGAACCGATTTTATCTCGGATTGTTTTCAAGTTTTATACTACGGCATTCTCGGGATTCTCCTTTTGAATCTTTCCTACTATATCAACGATAAGGTGATCTTTAGAAGTTTGGATTTTAACGAACTTGTATATTCGGGGAAGAACGTAGCGGTCGGTGCGGTCGTTTTCGGAAGTAGCATCGCTTCCTCCATCATTATCGCGGCTTCCTTAAGCGGAGATAACTCTGGACTTGCGTTTTCGATTTGGAAGGACTTGGGTCTTTTGGAACCGGTTCAAAAACTTTTGGACGGAACCATTCTCGGGGTTTTGTTTTTTTCGATCGGACAATTCGCTTTGGTTTTGTTTACGCTCGCGTATCGTAAGATCGTTCCGTATTCTTTGGATGTGGAATTGAAGGAAAAGGAGAATCTTGCCTCCGGAATTTCCTACAGCGGTGCGTTAGTCGCTCTTGGAATCATCATCGCAAGAGCTCTTCACAAAGATCCGGTTTCGATGGAACACACTCTATTTCAAATCTTTTTGGATTTTGTACTTGGGTTGATCGTAATTCCGGCGGTTCGACTTTTGACGGACGCCGTAATTCTACCCGGAAGTACTCTCAAGGAAGAAATCAGTCGAGATCAAAACGTGGGAGTGGGAATCTTGGAAGCCGCCGTACTCGTCAGCTTTGCGGGAATTCTTTTTTACGCGGTTTAAGGTTTAGAGGAATTCTTTTAAGAGAGGTTGCGACTTCGCAGTTTCTGAAGTCGTATTAATAGATTTCTCTAGAAGTATAAAGTTTCCATTCCAGATGATAAACTTTGCGAATTCCGTATTCGAAAGAATCTTTGAGGAGTTTGATTCGATCTTCTTCGGAAAAATCTTCGATCGAACCGGAAACTTCTACGGTTTTTAAAACTTCAGAACCGAGTTCTGCAAAAACGTACTTATGATTCGTATGAAACGGTCTCAAATCCCTTTCCTGAAAACCCTTCAACGCACCGACTACGGCTGCGAACACGATCTGTTTGGAAAGTTTATCCTTAGGCAAAACGGCGAGACGAATCGCGGAAACAACATCCGAATAAGAAATAAAACCGGAATGATTCGGAAGCAAGGCAACTTCAGTGCGGGGAAATTTATTCTTTTCGGATAATTGTTTTTGCATACTCGATTTGTATCAAATTTATGATCGAAAGTAAAGAAATAATTTCCGAATTCAAATCTCTGATCGAAAGCTCCGGCTTTGATCTTTATGGAATTTGTGACGCAAAAATTCCACAAGAAGACAGAGATAACATTCTTTCTTGGGTAAAGGAAGGAAAACACGGAAAGATGGAATGGTATCCGAAGAACATGGATCTTCGGTTGGATTTTAAGAATCTCGGTTTTGATCCCGTTTCCGCAATCGCTCTGGGAACTCTTTACAACGATCCCGAATACGACGAGTTCTCCCGAAAAATGTCGTATCGATTTTCAAGATACGCGATCGGTGAAGACTATCATCGTGTTCTGCGAAGACTTGCAAAACCTCTAATACAGGCTTTGAAAACAAAATATCCGAATCATAAGTTTCGTCAGGGTGTGGATTCTCTGCCGGTTCCCGAGAAGGTTTTAGCGAGAATGGCCGGACTCGGATGGAAGGCGAAGAATACGAATCTCATTCATCCCGACTTCGGTTCGTTCTTTTTTATCACAGTGATCTTAACCGATTTGCCCGTTCATACGGTACAAATCGACGTCAAGGATCGATGTGGAACCTGTACCGCCTGTATCGATTCCTGTCCGACCGGAGCCTTGGAACCTTATAAGATCGACGCTGGCAAATGTATATCGCATCATACATTGGAAGATTCTTCCGAAACGATTTCGGATACTCAAGGATGGCTCGCGGGTTGCGACGTTTGTCAGGATGTTTGTCCGTGGAATCACGTAAAGGCGCGTAAAAAAGGGATTCAAACAAAAAGGGAAGAATTTAAAACCCGCTTTTATTTTAAGGAGAATCCCGATTCTATCTTGGATTTCAACAAGGAAGAATTCAAAACCTATTTTTCTGATTCCGCTATATCCCGAATGAGTTTCGAGATGTTTCAGAGAAACGCGAACCACATCAAAGATACTTTCAAAAATCCTAAAGTTTAAGCCCGCGTCGCTCCCGGATTTTGAATCCAAGAAGGATTGAGCCCGGTTTCTCACCAAAGGATTGAGGGCGCGGCCGCGGACGAAAATTACCGCTAACAATCTACGGATAAAATCAAGAATTTGCAGAATCGAAGCCTGAATGTGAAGACGATTTTGGAAATTTATTTCGTCCGAATAGAACAAAGGAAGAATCTTTATTTAACTGGGCGCGTTTGATTTATTTTTATTAGAATATTAAAGTTTAAAAAATTAAAATATTAAGATTTACTTTAGTTTATTGTGTATCCATATTCAAATAAAGAATATTCGTATTTAATTTTAAATAAGGTTTGGTGACGGTTATAAAAAATCCATGAGACGAATCCCTTTTAAACTTTTGTATGTGGAAGACGAAGAGTTGATTCGTGTAACTATGGTTCGTTTTTTAAAACGTTTTACCGCGTTCGTCTGTTCCGCAGAAAACGGAAAAGTCGCTTGGGACATGTTCCTTGAGTATCAACCGGACGTAATCATTACGGATATCAAGATGCCCGTGTTAAACGGAATTGAACTCATAAAAAAAATTAGGGAACAAAATTTGAATATTCCGATTGCCGCAATGACCGCTTTCTCAGAACCTGAAATTATAGAAGCGGCGCGCAACGCGGGTGCGAATGAAATTTTTATCAAACCGGTGAGCGTGGATCATGTAAGAAAACTGCTTCTTACATTCGAAAAATAGAATATTTGTAAACCGACGGATTAGTATACGTTACGATCAATGGATCGAATAGA encodes:
- the map gene encoding type I methionyl aminopeptidase, encoding MIFIKNKSEIEKMRAAGKLAAKLLDYISAYVLPGASTLQLNDLCEEFTKKHGAKSAPLGYKGFPKSICTSVNQVVCHGIPKATDVLKEGDIINIDVTPLLDGYHGDSSRTFIVGGKTIPEVETLVADTERAMYIGIEQVKPGNRVHDIANAIDDFLTPKGYGIVRDLMGHGIGRGFHEDPQIPHFRQNRKLAKLEPGMIFTIEPMVNLGTWQVNFSKEDHWTVTTKDGKWSAQFEHTILVTEKGYEILTVSG
- a CDS encoding GldG family protein is translated as MIFQARTFLIRFNKNPWFLFSQAFPLFLLLNGIVSRFDCKKDISESGRFEISQSTKNVFQNLHSPLYIDAYYSSQIPSEYKIRLDLTKELLSEMASVGGSNIVLRFHDPDSSAQEQKKASEAGIQPQILEKTERGSSQIKQVFLGLTLTLGTQKETLPVAFYAEEIEYQILTTLRKMIRKPGDAEVAILSVPGSLSPVSSGPAIGKDTIGIFTNQILKEEYGILPEIKLEEEEIPDSIRTLIWIGSGFLSESTSYRLDQFLMKGGNLILLYKSMDFRLESPNREEGLGMDAIGAGIAKPAPGVEEQNSFFEYYGFRINTDLTFDLNHSLSIGSLMEVEPGVIGRYAYPPWIVATNSEKMLSETNPFTKSFKGLLLPWVSSVDLFPEKQPKVRMEPILFSSEEAEIRSSIVALGEKQIFATPFQTGTKRIVLGAVLEGKFKSAFPSAPNLPKTFQKTNLFLNETPDGKTSRILAIGSPYLVSDLLVYPETREMYQESNIPFLLNAIDINNGDTDLIQVRSKKSAFLKLKPFTQTEKITFSFLNLFGIPLLIGLYTFFRIRRRNSPQGERKKS
- a CDS encoding DUF350 domain-containing protein — translated: METVLGYLSALGRDAVFFLISFVLFYIGKKIKDWIEPGDLDHEIVVNNNTAVSSGLAGYYLGLTLILLVILSSPGTDFISDCFQVLYYGILGILLLNLSYYINDKVIFRSLDFNELVYSGKNVAVGAVVFGSSIASSIIIAASLSGDNSGLAFSIWKDLGLLEPVQKLLDGTILGVLFFSIGQFALVLFTLAYRKIVPYSLDVELKEKENLASGISYSGALVALGIIIARALHKDPVSMEHTLFQIFLDFVLGLIVIPAVRLLTDAVILPGSTLKEEISRDQNVGVGILEAAVLVSFAGILFYAV
- a CDS encoding LIC_11502 family protein, giving the protein MQKQLSEKNKFPRTEVALLPNHSGFISYSDVVSAIRLAVLPKDKLSKQIVFAAVVGALKGFQERDLRPFHTNHKYVFAELGSEVLKTVEVSGSIEDFSEEDRIKLLKDSFEYGIRKVYHLEWKLYTSREIY
- a CDS encoding SpiroCoCo family coiled-coil protein, whose product is MGIELLLPFIASVGITILLRRLDKSNYKLSQIKRFTGKVQDELNDIALEKIQFVKDAGIDLEISLKQTRKLANDVHALNEESRQLLDSIKTNRDFLDSVARDLKEVVQLSSDIREESNAIQQGLLRMESGKKEIQLLDQKILDLRSEAEAILEVFTDKVNLRSDELLQSLASKIVELEELLEIKNDKIDQGLNSIAANYRDSLDAHSNSLMRDSVGRIEQLRSEISSLFETIRNKEEDLDLRSEKLQTVFLTISDKLERLDSRVEEKAEAADRKLEEMARLAEKSAQEKLDRILEQVTHSKEAFINGVKLEVDSIRREIEGMSLETMTRRDEILNETRRQAESINESIQFFQEKYLEAENKLLRQADARKSELLRQIDTFEEEFNRISSNLRTDADGLKKDISMGLREFHSALDSAREDAKEKTIHGISNLKEEFDLELSKLHSERSTLIQQDLEAVRQSIVTLDKQISSRIKDVDSYLGDLQSAMESSAGDLMSQVEEKIDLLSGTVDEEVRKIDQRFENLSRYWEEELGNIRLNAQDQMGRLQEKLGDVHVEGKGLLEEFKNEYAVQKDKIEEFVSRYKTNFQKEGDSVSERLGDSLRNIKEDGNEILQTLREEFSGTIDKMEQIVKKNEKVLEIHAEKIRNSVESNLENAGKDAERVLDRLRDSAEDFFEKQEEKISRLNGTIDAKISKQLTSLMDKGQLQLGQLEERISKYILDVKKNLEDSLKASRKDSDDQMKGFQKQLQNQLREMEAASEEFLRSGKEEFKGSMEEYRELQLDLKRDLEEIANAKKNLIAEIQEESENLRSSVEEITDKMEELGEKAELFHKASEVVDKTDSYIQTMEELLSRADERTPLLNELEQKLDELQNLKHSLVNETEDLKLRLDSLASIKDSSDSLRNEFEELQRRSSDWEDTFTRLLEAGEKALEMEETFGDLTERLESLESVRGEVKGLFEETDAHKEAAKGLTNKLYSLQNDVEILEAREKEIAETVRKTDDRIESLFRKKEEIRSVEAKFEKIEDLMVDLSERHKQISTLQHRMEDLKAGAIVVKEDLEGLLGEADDKFEKLSGFLDAVGAVTEGSPSSSKSKDSSKDHLIQRKKATVLNLYHNFQWPAETIAEKLNLETGLVNTILQSESVKKK
- a CDS encoding class I SAM-dependent DNA methyltransferase, coding for MFKKKPYSGFSSVYDAVMKDVQYERWSEFILSSYAGQGGNILPETVLDLGCGTCKLWEEFPKNVQLTGIDSSSEMLEIARKKPISGELIYADFLDFDLENRKFDLILSTHDSLNYLNDEKELKKVFSKIRTHLGPDGLFFFDLSSLYNFKNHFDGHTFIERVGDYKIRWINRFLEESNTLESTLTFSHRRSEEEFSEVHRHRYFPRNTIRILLEECGLILLEEGSDYEEWNLREDASLINYLCRSTEINLRNR
- a CDS encoding anti-anti-sigma factor, whose amino-acid sequence is MSKFKIEGKFGKVSIDTPVIDGYDKIFDEVTRTASSGSMSEVEFTVESVKKITSSGIAKLLTVKNMMDNYGVKMRIKNLSADLLEVLKKFKVDGKLGL
- the queG gene encoding tRNA epoxyqueuosine(34) reductase QueG, which gives rise to MIESKEIISEFKSLIESSGFDLYGICDAKIPQEDRDNILSWVKEGKHGKMEWYPKNMDLRLDFKNLGFDPVSAIALGTLYNDPEYDEFSRKMSYRFSRYAIGEDYHRVLRRLAKPLIQALKTKYPNHKFRQGVDSLPVPEKVLARMAGLGWKAKNTNLIHPDFGSFFFITVILTDLPVHTVQIDVKDRCGTCTACIDSCPTGALEPYKIDAGKCISHHTLEDSSETISDTQGWLAGCDVCQDVCPWNHVKARKKGIQTKREEFKTRFYFKENPDSILDFNKEEFKTYFSDSAISRMSFEMFQRNANHIKDTFKNPKV
- a CDS encoding ABC transporter ATP-binding protein, with protein sequence MGTISVSQLSKFYPGKIAISGLSFEIPQGRITGLLGPNGAGKTTTLKLLTGSLHPNEGRILYDGLDFFENKIEIQKKIGYLPESSPIYFDLTVYEYLSFLGKAKGASKDLKERIDFVLTSLKLESVVFSPIHFLSKGFKQRVSLAGTLIQDPEYIILDEPSSGLDPLQTAELKDLIRTLGKRKTILLSSHVLKEVEDICDHILVLSEGKLIADSSIESLSKGRGCLILAETDLNSLQTFFANRNLEILEITQSGKSEDSFLEFRIHTSNTRPEEIFQILRTAPFQIRSLTPEKNSLESVFESLTLQR
- a CDS encoding ABC transporter permease; translation: MKLSESIRNFLFNVRTVYSKEISVYFNSPVGTIFASFFLFLTSFLFFFGLGEGSFWDFKSASMEEYFLYVPVLYVIFIPALSMRLWSEEERSGTLEILFSLPLRDSELVLGKFFAAWSFLGFVLSFTFLIPCTIFYLGDLDFGTVVVGYLGIFLLGGANLAVGSFVSSFTRDQIVSYLLGLIFCLLFFLIGYRPVLQFLGTGLGNALAFLSLSNHFEPFRLGILDGREVFFYLSFILFMVYSNVLMLRSKR